The Bacteroidia bacterium genomic interval TTGAGAAAGCTTGCTGAGACAGGAGGGAAGATTAATCAGTAAAAGAAAGGTGTTAGTGTGTTAGATTGTGAGTGTGTTAGGGTGAAATCCTAAACGCTAATACTCTAACACACTAACACCCAAATACATAAAACATTTTATGGCCAACACTAGCATTTGGACTGGTTCAGAAAAATACCTTTGCGACATGGAACTGGCGCAGGCATTTCATATGTCTCGCGTTTTGGGGATGCCCTTACTGATTGAAGGCGAACCTGGAACCGGGAAGACAGAATTGCCGATTCAATTTGCCAATGATCTTGAATTAGAACTGCACGTATACCCTGTAGGATCTAAAAGTTCTGTGGAGCAGTTTGTCGCAAAATTCGATCACGTAAAGTACCTAAGAGATTCTCAAGTTGAAGTGCTCAATGCCAGTCGGGAAGAAAAAGGCCTGGAAGGTTTGAGTACAAGTGGTAGAAATACCGAGCATTTGGAGGATTATGTGATGAAAGGGCCCGGAGCTTTGTCCTTTGCTTCAAAAAATGCAGTTCTCCTCATTGATGAGATCGACAAAGCCCCTCGTGAATTCCCCAATGACCTTTTGTATGCCTTGAGTCATAGAAAATTTGTCATGCCAGAATCAGGAGAGGTGATTGAAGCGAATGAAGATGATATGCCTGCCATCGTGATTACCAGTAATCGCGAACAGGAATTACCTACGGCTTTCAAAGGAAGATGTATCTATCATTACATCACTTTCCCGGAGCCAGCAATGATGCAAAAGATTGTAAGCAAGCATTTCCCGGATGCCGATCAGGATTTGGTAAATCGCTGCATGAATATCTTCTATCAATTGAGAAGAGCTGGTATGGAAAGAGCTCCATCTACTCGAGAATTATTAAATTGGCTCAAATACCTTCAATCTATTGATAAGGACCTGGCAATGGAAAGGCTGGATAAAAAAGAAGGCCTGGGTGTTTTGGTAAAAACCGAAAAAGACCTCGAAAAAGCCAAAGCCATGGTGCTTGAATTTGGGAAGAAAGAGTAAGAAAGAAAAGCGTATTGGCGTGCTGGTGTATTGGAGTCAGAATCTAGATAAACTACAACACACCAACACTCACCAACTCTAACACGTTCATATGTTCCAATCCCTCCCACATCATTTTCGCGAGCATAAGCTCAATGCAGATGTAAGAACTTTACTCCTGCTGAGGAAAGCTATGGACAAAGGATTGGTAAGAACACTGGGAGATCTCTATTTGACTTTACGTAGTATGGTGGCCAAAGATCCTAAGGATTATGGTCCCTTTACGGTGGCATTCTATGAATATTTTCTGGCCATCGATATAAAGCATGGGGAAAGTCTGGAAAGTGCTGTGATTCGTTCTGAGAGTTTCAAACAGTGGAGGAAAATGATCCTGGATGAGGAGAAGCCAGAGGAAGAGCCTGATGTAAAGGAAATGTTGAATCGCTATCTGGATGAAGTTCATCTTAGCAGCTTTGATATTCAAAAAATCTTATCTGGTGAGGAGATTTTCAGGAAATCTGATGCCAGTCGCCCAGATTTGAATCCAGATGATAATTCAGCTCCGCCAGATAGTATAGATACTATGGCCGATTACCAAAATATCTCCATGGAAGATATGATGAAGCGCTTGGAGGAAATTTCAAAGAGGCAGAGAGGAAAGCATCGCGGAGGGAGTCATTGGATCGGGACGAATGGGCGCTCTGCTTTCGGAAATAATGGAGCCGCTTTGGGAGGAATCAGAGTAGGGGGTAGTGGAGGATCCAAAGGGGCACGCGCAGTTATTGGGGATAAGCGTTTTTATCCGGTTGATAAAGAAAAGACCCTGACCGATGATGGAATTGATGTCGCACTCGCCGCGCTGAAAGGAATAGAAGAGGAATCATCTGAAGAATACCTGGACATTCCCATAACCATAAAAGAAGGCCTCAAACAAGGAGGAATCTTTCTTCCCTATATCAAAGAAAAGATCACTCCTAAAATACAGGTAGCTCTTTTTATTGACAATGGAGGGATGTCGATGCTTCCTTATGTACGTCTGGTCAATAAGCTTTTTTCGAAAATGAAAAAACGCTTTGCCCATGATCTCAAAACTTATTACTATCACAATACGCTTTATAAAGGGGCTTATACTGATGAAAGAAGGCGAAAATTTGAGAGCATGGACAAAATCTGTAGTCTCGATAAAAACTATAGTGTTTTCATTATCGGAGATGCGGATATGGCTCCTTATGAATTGAGCACTACCAGTCGTGAAAGCTGGCAAAAACTCAAGGATAGATTCGAACGGATCATTTGGCTCAATCCCATGAATGAAAAATACTGGTATGCCTCGGATACCATACCGATTTTGAAACAGATAATTCCTATGGAACCTTTGAGCCCTAAAGGAATTGAAAAAGCGGTTGAAGAAATGAACCGTAAAAGGAAGTACTCCAAGATCTAATTTTCCAGATGTCAAATCTCATCCTTACCTATCAGGGAGCTGTTCAAAGTTGGGAACTGGACTCCAATGATCATATGAACGTGATGTTCTACATCAATAAGTTCGAATTGGCCGGTAGAAATCTTGGACATGAAACCGGAATGCACAATGACTTTCTCAAA includes:
- a CDS encoding MoxR family ATPase, with protein sequence MANTSIWTGSEKYLCDMELAQAFHMSRVLGMPLLIEGEPGTGKTELPIQFANDLELELHVYPVGSKSSVEQFVAKFDHVKYLRDSQVEVLNASREEKGLEGLSTSGRNTEHLEDYVMKGPGALSFASKNAVLLIDEIDKAPREFPNDLLYALSHRKFVMPESGEVIEANEDDMPAIVITSNREQELPTAFKGRCIYHYITFPEPAMMQKIVSKHFPDADQDLVNRCMNIFYQLRRAGMERAPSTRELLNWLKYLQSIDKDLAMERLDKKEGLGVLVKTEKDLEKAKAMVLEFGKKE